The Halobacillus amylolyticus nucleotide sequence TGGTTTACCAGGACTTTCGATTACTTCCCAGATTAACCGTTTATGAAAACGTCGCATTTGCTTTAGAGGTTATTGAAGAATCTCCAAATCAAATTCGACGTCGCGTGATGGATGTTCTGGATCAAGTACGTTTGAAAAATAAAGCTCGGTTTATTCCTGATGAATTGTCTGGTGGGGAACAGCAGAGGGTGTCGATTGCACGTGCCATCGTCAATCATCCTAAGCTTCTCATTGCAGACGAGCCAACGGGCAACCTAGATCCTGATACATCATGGGAAATCATGCACATCCTTGAGGAAATAAACGAAAATGGGACCACTGTTCTTATGGCTACCCATAGTCAAGAGATTGTAAATACTATCCGCAGACGCGTCATTGCAATTGAGGATGGCCAGATCGTACGCGATGAAGCACGGGGGAATATGGGTATGAAACTTAGAACCCTCGGCAGACACACACGTGAAGGAAGTAAAAGCGTTTGGCGTAACGGATGGATGACGGTTTCCGCGATTGGAGCTGTGACGACAACACTGTTGTTGGTCGGTGTATTCTTAGCGCTCATGCTTAACTTAAACGAAATCGCTTCAAATGTTGAAGAGGATGTAGAGGTTAAAGTTTTGCTTGAGCTGACGGCTTCAGAAGAACAAATTGCTAATCTAAGAGAGCAAATAGAAGACATCCCTGAAGTTGGCACAATTAATTTTTCCTCAAAAGAAGAAGAATTAAACCAATTGATTGATAGTCTTGGTGATCAAGGTCAGGCTTTTGAACTATTTAAACAAAGTAATCCATTAAATAATGCGTTTGTTATTAAACCGAAGGATCCTATTGATGCGGTTGATATAGCAGAGGAAATAGAACAGATGGAGTACGTGTACCAGGTAGATTATGGGGAAGAAGTCGTTCAGCAAATTTTCCAGTTTAACCAATACGCAAGAACAATTGGACTGGCATTAATTATTGGACTCGTCTTTACAGCTATCTTCCTTATTTCAAATACGATCAAAATTACAATTATCGCTCGACGCAGGGAAATTGGAATTATGAAACTTGTCGGGGCAACGAATTCATTTATCCGGTGGCCATTTTTCATTGAAGGGCTGCTGTTAGGGGTTCTTGGTTCTATCATTCCGATAGCTGCCGTCGTTACAGGTTACTATTATCTTTATTACAACCTGCGAGATAAGATTCAATTTGAATTTATTGAATTGCTGCCATTTTATCCATTTGCCTTGCAGTTATCGGGAATTATTTTGGCAATTGGAGCTTTTATTGGTGTTTGGGGAAGCGTAATGAGCGTTCGTAAATTCTTAAAAGTATAGGACATGGGGAGGAGAAAGGATTCGATGAAAAAGATAAATACAGCAATGCTTGCGATTTTATTCGTAGCTGGATCTCTACTATCTTCCGCGGGAAGTGTGGCGGCCAATTCGGAACTAGATAATGTAAAAGATAAGTTAAATGACTTACAAGATGAACAAGGCAGTGTAAATGAACAACAAGGTAATGTTTCAGAGAAGAAAGCAGAGACTCAAGATGAAATTTCGGAGAACGAAGAAGAGCAATCTGAAACAGAATCTCAAATAGCCTCAATTGATAAAGAACTGTCGGAAACTCAAGAAAAACTTCGCGTTAAAGAAGACGAGATACGAAAGAATGAAGAAGCAATTAGGAAAAATGAAGCTGAGATCAAAAAGCTTGAAGAAGAAATTAAAGTACTCAAGAAACGTATTGAGAAAAGGGAAGAACTATTAACAGAACGTTTACGTGCGATGCAGCAAAGCGGTGGAGATATTAAATATTTAGAAGTATTAATGGGCTCCCAAAACTTTGGGGATTTCATTGATCGTGCATCTGCCGTAACGACGATTATGGACCAGGATAAAGATATTATGGATACCCATATGGCTGAGAAAAAACTCTTAGAAGAAAAGAAAGTTGAAGTAGAAGAAAGAAAGCAAGAATTAGAGAAACAAGAGCAAGAATTAGAGAAACAAAAACAGGAATTAGAAGCTATTAAACAAGAACTTGATGGGAAGTTAGCAGAAAAAGAAGAGCTGATGGCTGATCTTGAACTTCAGCATGACCAGCTTCACAAACATAAAATGAATCTAGAAGAGGAACAATCTATCCTGAGTAATCAGGAAGCAACGATTCAACAAGCCATTGAAAATGCAAAAAGTGAACAATCGCAAATCCAAGCGGAGATTGAAAGGCAACAAGAGCTTGAAAGACAAAGAGAAGCTGCTGCGGCTAAAGAAAAAGAAGCACAGGCTAGCAGTTCCAACTCAGGCAGTGTGAGTGCAAGTGCCAGCAGTTCCCCTGCTCCGGAACCAGCACCAGCGCCAGCGCCAGTTGTTTCAAGTAGTAATTTCATACGCCCAGCAAGCGGTCCTGTTACTTCTGGATATGGTCCTCGCGGTGGGGGGCATCATCCAGGAATTGACATCGGAGGTAATGGAAGACCTATTGTGGCGGCTGCTTCCGGTACAGTGTTAAAATCCTATTATTCTAGTAGTTATGGGAATGTTGTTTTCCTTACACACTATATTGATGGACAAGTTTACACGACCGTTTATGCTCATATGCAAAATCGAAATGTAAGTACAGGTCAATCCGTGAGTAAAGGAACTCAACTTGGTCTAATGGGAAGCACAGGCCAATCCACGGGTCCGCATCTTCATTTCGAAATACATCAAGGAGCCTGGAATGTATCAAAAAGTAATGCTATTAATCCTAGAAACTATATAAACTTTTAGATAATCAAAGCAATAATTGATGCACACCATGTCGACAGAGGGACATGGTGTGCATTTTTCGAAGTGTTATGCAATTCCTGGGCTCGGAATCTTTGTAAAAGGTAAGCAAATAGTTAGGTCATTCATTTAAATAAGATTTATATTAAAAGTATGGGGAGGCCATAACATGAAAAAAATGCTACTGATCATAACAACTTTACTAACTATCTATTCGTTATTGGTTCCAACCGTATTTGCTAAATCGGATCCATCTCCCCCAACCCTATTAAGCGAAGCGGCTATTGTTATTGATGCCAAATCAGGTGAAGTACTTTATGAGAAGAATGGGAAGACACAGAAGTATCCTGCCAGTCTAACTAAAATTGCAACTGCCATTTACGCGATAGAAACTGCTGACTTAGATGAGGTAGTGACAGTCAGTAAAAATGCAAGGCATACGGAGGGGACAAGGGTCTATCTGGAAGAAGGAGAACAAGTGCCCCTGAAGAAACTCCTTCAAGGGTTGTTGATTAATTCAGGTAATGACGCAGGTGTAGCGATAGCTGAACACCTAAGTGGTAGTGTGGATCAGTTTGCTTCTGAAATAAATAGTTATTTAAAGAATGAAATCGGTGTAAAAAATACTCATTTCAAAAATCCACATGGCCTTTTTAACCCTGAACACGTAACGACAGCAGAGGACTTAGCAGCAATTACACAGTATGCTATGAAGAATGAAGTGTTTAGAAATATATTTGGCACCAAAAAGCTTGAATGGAATGGTGATGCCTGGGATACCACCCTTTTTTCACATCACAAACTTATGAGGCAGAAACCATATGAAGAAATCGTCACTGGTGGGAAAACCGGTTATGTGGATCAGTCGGGGTTTACTTTGGCAACCACGGCAGAGAAAGAAAACATTAGTTTAATTATCATCACCTTGAATAGTGATACCCAACGAGGAGCATATAACGACACAATGAAGTTATTGGAGTATGGGTTGGAAAATTTCGAGACTTCCAGTATTCCAAAAGGGAAGACATTTATGGCTGAGGGAACAGAGTATATTACTTCAGAAAAGTTATACTTTACTCATCCATTAAATGAGCTAACAAATAAGCAAGTCAAAGAAGACGGCAGCTTGCAAATTATCGATCGAAATGGTGAAAATTTAGCTTCTTTTCAACTAGAAGAAAATAATGATAAAGAAAAGGCTGGACAAGCAGGAAATGCGGACTCTGATGATTCTGGATTACCAATGGAGAACCACCTTCCCAATCTATTCATCAGTATTGGTTTAAGTATTGTTGATTTGTTTTATAAATACACGTGAGAAAGATGATAGGAAACTGCCATTTCCCTTTTCTGGGGAATGAAGGTTTCCTATTTTTATATGGATTACTTGTGTTCATAAAAAAGGTTTTGATAATGCTGATAAGTGTTGATTTGATCATCTACAGATACATGTGGTACAAATGACCATTCTCTTCCCTTAATCACTTCTGCATACATCTCTTGCAGTGTTACTTGTTGTAATGCCATTTCAATGTGGGCGTATTTAACATTTGTGTCCTTCATCAAAAGTGCGGAAGTAAAGTTTGTGGTTGCCATGGACTTTGCGGCCGCATGTGCTTCTAACGCAATCCATTTGTTGTCAGAGCCCAAATTTTGGTCAAATGCGTCAGCAGAAGGTGAGTTCTTCATATAATGCAAAGGTGGTACTTCGACATATCCGCCATGGTTAGGGTTAATCAAGGTTAACATCACCCTAACGTGAGCACTCATCGTATTTACTTGTAAACTGATGATCTTTTTCAGAGCTGTTATCGATACCGTACTGTAATAACGCTTAAGCTTATTAATCATCCCTTTATGTGCAGCCAAATGTTCAGCCATTAACCCTAAGTCTGTTGCCGGTAATGTCATGGGTACCGCCTCCTTTTAAAGTTTAGTTCACTTATCACAATATGAAGGAGGGCGATATTTGTTAAAACGAGAGATCTTGTGAGGGTATCACCTTTTACTCGAGGTGTAATAAGGTTTATACAAAAAACAGGCTGTCAGGAAAAACAGCCTGTTTTATCAATGGTTGTTAAACTTTTTGAGAATCGTTTCTATATCTTTTATGGTACTTGATAAAATATCGGCTACAGATGCTTTCTGGCTGAGTCGTGGACTTTGACCAGACCAGAGTGACATATAGTGAGGTTTGTTTTGTTCAGCAGCAGCCTTTCTTATTCCTTTTGTTAATGTGTTCTGAATGGGATAGTCTGGCAAAATACTTTCGTGCTTGCGCATTTCCTGAATGAACCGGTTATCGATCCCTCTAGCTGGTTTTCCGCTAAATGCTGTGGTCACTGTAGTAGCGTCTTCCGTATTAGCAAGGAGCGCTTCTTTGTGGTGTCCTTTAGCCCCGCTTTCTTCACTTGTAACAAAAGCAGTTCCCATCTGCACTCCCTGGGCTCCTAGCATAAGTGCAGCGGTAACGCCCCGGGCATCCATTATCCCGCCGGCAGCAATGACAGGAATAGACACGTGATCCACCGTCTGCGGGACGAGCGACATCGTTCCGATCATAGAGCATTCAAATGGACGGTCGAACGTACCGCGATGTCCTCCCGCTTCACTTCCTTGGGCAACCACTGCATCCATTCCCGCTTCTTCATTAAGAATCGCTTCTTTTACGGTAGTTGCTGTGCCAATTAACAAAATATCATGTTCTTTTAGTTTGTCTATCACGGTTTTGGATGGAATTCCGAACGTAAAGCTGCAAATCGGCACTTGTTCTTCAATGATGGTATCGATTTGCTGTTCAAATACACGGGTGATCTCACCACTGTTTGCTTTTATATCCAAATCATTGAAGTAAGGCTGTAACAGCGTGTTGGCTTTCTCAACTTGGTTTGGGATATGTTTTGGTGTTTCAGGGATAAATACATTTACTGCAAATGGATGCGTAGTCTTTTGTTTAATCCCTTGAATGACTGCTTGCATTTCGACAGGATCCATATACCCAGCACCTAGCGTTCCTAATGCACCGGTATTTGAAACAGAGGCTACAAGATCTGATGTAGTGATCCCGCCTGCCATGCCTGCTTGGATAATTGGAAATTCAATGCCTAACGCTTCGGTTAATTTCGTTTGGTTCCACATTCATACCCCTCCGCAAGAATCAGTTTCTTTAACCTTAAGTGACGTCTCGCGTAAACACAAGAGGATTTGATCGAAATTATTTGGAACGGCGCTTATTTATCATTAAGCGCTTTGTTTTTCATTAACATAAGCATAGATGATGTCTTGCGGAGCGGAATACTGGCCTTCTAACTCTTGAAAGAGCCAGTCTCTATCAACCCCTAATAATGTTAAATTATGCTTTTGAATTTTTCCGTCGACGATTACAGATATAGGTAAGCCTTCATCCTATATGGGAATATTCATATGTTCAACAGTACGGGTCTATTAGCTGCCGTAGAGATTACACTTAACTAACTCGCCAACTGGTTCAAGTAAGGCATACTCTACATCACTCACCTTTGGATATCCCTTACTTCTAAGGATCGATAGCAGCTGGGGGACTGAAAGATGCGCCTTTTCTAAGTTATCCTCAAGGATTTCTCCCCTTTTAATTAAAAGGGCAGGCTGCCTGAAGAATAAGTGATTTCCTATTTGATTTAGAGTTCACAGAGAAAAGAACTAGATGTTTAACAGTGGCTAATCTGCTTTCTGAAAAAAGTAAATTCTCTAATCATACAAACCTGTATGTGTGACAGAAGTATGCTTTTTTTCGTTTTTGTATGGCGGTGGCAACTTTTGTGGTATTATTTAGTTAACTAAGAACGTATAGACATTATAGACGAACGGCTAAAATAAAAGTAGAAGAAAGAGTCGTGTTGGACATGTTTTCAGGTGTGCAGCATGAGTGGTTTAGGGCATCGCACATTTACGGTGTGGTGTCTTATTTGCTAGGATAAAGTCATCCAGGGAAATTCAATTATAGAAGGGTGAATGCGATGAATGTGAAAGCGCGTTACGCCGCGATTGTAGTGGTGCTTGCCGTTCTTATAGGTGCCGCGGGCTCGTATATAGGAATGCAATATTTTGGAGTAGGCAAAGAAAGCCCAACAGAGCGGCTGGCCAACGCTAGCCAGGGTGCGGAGAACTTTGGCAGTCTTTCTGAAGAAGAACAAAAAGAATTCATTGAAAATATGGCTGGCAGTACAAATTTAAAAAAGGTAGAGCAAGCGTACGGTGTCATTAAGGATAATGCTTTAAAAGATGTAGACCAGCAAAAGCTGGTTGAAGGAGCTATCCAAGGGATGCTTGATACATTAGAGGATCCATACAGTGTTTATATGGATAAGGAAACGATGGATCAATTCAGTCAAACGATCGAATCATCCTTTCAGGGAATTGGGGCGGAAGTGAGCATGGTCAACGATAAAGTGACCATTGTAGCACCGATTAAGGGATCCCCTGCTGAAGAAGCGGGACTTAAGCCAAATGATCAAATCCTTCAGGTGGATGGTGAAAGTTTGGAAGGCCTTGATTTGTATGAGGCTGTCTTAAAAATTCGCGGTGAAAAAGGATCTGAGGTCACACTTAAAGTGGACCGTCCGGGTGCAAGCGAACCGTTGAGTATCGATATCGTTCGTGATGATATCCCTCTAGAAACCGTCTATACAGATACGAAAACGATAAACGGCAAAAAGGCTGGAGTCATTGAAATTACCTCTTTCTCTGAAAAAACAGCAGAGGATTTTAAGAAGGCACTTAAGAAATTTGAGAATGACGGAATGGATGGGCTTGTCATTGATGTCCGAGGCAATCCTGGTGGTTTATTTGCAGATGTACAGGAAATTTTAAAACAGTTCATTCCGAAAGATCAACCGATCGTTCAAGTAGAGGATAGCAATGGAGAGGTTTCTCGTTATTTCTCAGATATTGAGTCTAAGAAAGATTATCCGATTACTGTCTTAATGAACGAGGGTAGTGCATCTGCATCAGAAATTCTGGCTGCTACCATGCATGAAGCTGGAGGCTATGAACTTGTCGGAACGAAGAGCTTCGGGAAAGGGACCGTGCAGCAGACCATTCCGATGGGTGATGGCAGTACGATCAAGCTGACACTTTTCAAATGGTTGACACCTGAAGGAAACTGGATTCATGAAAAAGGGGTTAAACCGACCGTCAAAGTGAAGCAGCCTGATTATTTCTATACAAATCCAGTCGAAATCAAAGAACCACTCACTTTTGATAGCAATGGTGAGAAGATTAAAAGTATCCAAGAGTTGTTAAAAGGATTAGGCTATACTCCTGGACGGACAGACGGATATTTCAGTGAGAAAACGAAAGCAGCTGTGGAGAAGTTCCAGTCTGATCATCAGCTGAACGTAACAGGGAAAGTTGATGCAGAAACGGCTGGGAAAATGGAAGAGCTGATCGTTAAAAAAATACGGGATGAAGAAAATGACCGTCAGATGCAAAAAGCTCTTGAGGTTCTGTTTCAATAAGCAGGAAATCGACCATTTTTAGCGAAATAAGTCCGTAGTCATAGACTGCGGACTTTTTCTTGAGATAAGAAAAGTTTTTTGATTTAGTTGGATAACTTGAGCGAAGGACCGAAAACCCTGGACAATTAAGTTGACTTACATGACGCTTGAGTATTTGGTGTTGATATCGGGGTTTCGCGCCTAGTCGAACTTCCCTATGTGTCTATAAGGGTATGTTACGCTTGTCTTAATACTGAGAGGAGAATTGCTGGTGGATGTTTGGTGGAATGAGATATGGAATGGATTAGCAAGACTTTTTATTCAACCGTTATTTTATTGGTCTGTAATCCTCTTATTTATTTTGTCGATTCGTAGAATAAAACAAGAACGTAGAAGTTTTGGAACAAAAGTGTTTGATATATTCGCTGAAGGGAGGAGTACATGGCGTGTTTCGATCATCGGTGGGTTGCTCTTATCCTTAATAGCGATTGGCGGGGGATCGTTTTCAACTACCCCTTCTTACTTCTATTAAGTGTAGTGACTGTTATTTTAAGTCTTACATTAAAACTGACTTGGCTATCGGCTGCCTATACATTCGGTTTGACGTACTTGTTGCTTCTAGTGGCTCCATACATACCTGCTGGCGTTCTTCCTGATGATTGGCTTGTTGTTCTAGAAAACACTTCTCTCACAGGTGTTGCGCTGACAATGAGTGTACTATTAATCATCGAGGGTGTGATTTTGGCGAAAACCTCTTCGAGAAGAACCTTTCCTGAACGCGTCAAAGGCAATCGTGGTAAGATGGTTGGTCAACATCGAGTGAAGAAGCTTGTCCTCATTCCAATGGTAGGTCTTCTTCCAGGTGGAATGATTGAACCTTTGGCCCCATGGTGGCCGCTATTTTCAATTGGTGAAAACAGCTATGGTTTTATACTTGTGCCTTTATTATTAGGATGGGAATGGGTTGCCCGTGCGCAAACACCGAAGTTGGTAGCCATGAAGATAGGACGTCAAACAGTGGCTATTGCTATCCTATCTTTCGTGTTATCTGTTGTGGGCTTATATGTGCCTATTCTGTCTCTTGCAGCGGTGGCAGTAAGTTTGTTAGGAAGAGAAGTGATCTACGCAGTCCACCGGATACGTGAGAATCGTCAACCGTTTTTCACAGCAGATCATAGAGGGGTAAGGATTCTTGGGACGATACCAGGAAGTCCGGCTGATGAGATGGATTTGCTGCCAGGGGAGTTGATTGTGAGGGTGAATTCTATTCCTGTTACGTCTGTCGAAGAATTTTACGAAGCCTTACAAACGACTGGAGCATTTAGTAAAATTGAAGTGAGAGACTTTAGAGGAGAAAATCGTTTTACACAACGTGCCATGTATGAAGGCGAGCATCATGAGCTCGGAATCTTATTTGTTCAGGAGGCTGTTCGTGAACAAATCGCGGAATAAGCTCCCTTTTGCTAAAAGCTTTGATTTCAAGGCTTTTAGCTTTTTTTGTTCTAGTATAAGGGGTTGATACATAAGATTTCCTAATGAAAATGATTCTCAAATTCATTGACAATGGTTTATTTTGCCCATAAACTAGAAAGAGTAGATGAAATGAACGAGGATTTTTCAAAATAGATAATGATACTTAACCAACATACAAATGGAGATTCAGCATTTGTAAAGGGGAGATATAGCATATGGATTCACTGTTGGCAAACGATCTGACACTAGGGTATGGAGATCAAGTGATCATAGATTCTTTAGACATAAAGATTCCTAAAGGTGAGGTAACTGTATTAATCGGCGGAAATGGCTGTGGAAAATCCACATTGCTTCGTTCTTTAGCACGACTATTAAAGCCTAAATCGGGGCAAGTTGTGCTTGATAGCTCGGATATATCAAAGATGCGCACAAAAGATGTAGCTAAGAAAATGGCAATTTTGCCCCAAAGCCCGACAACGCCTGAAGGGTTAAGTGTTTATCAGCTCGTGAAGCAAGGACGTTATCCTTACCAAAGCTGGGCAAAACGCTGGGCGCAAGAAGATGAGGAAGCCGTTAATAAAGCACTTACAGATACCAACTTATTAGAATTGAAACACCGGTCAGTGGACTCGTTATCCGGCGGCCAACGTCAGCGTGCATGGATTGCGATGACTCTAGCACAGGATACCGATTTACTATTATTAGATGAGCCGACGACTTACTTGGATATGTCACATCAAATCGATATACTCGATTTACTTTTTGATCTTAACAAGGATAATGGACGTACAGTTGTAATGGTTCTGCATGATATTAACCTTGCCTGTCGATACGCTGATCACATTGTCGCTGTAAAAGATAAAACAGTCTATGCACAGGGCAAACCTGAAGATGTAATTAACTGTGATTTAATGCAGCATGTCTTTGAAATGACATGTGATGTTCGGGAAGATCCTATTTTCGGTACGCCCATGTGCATCCCCCATGGCAAAGGACGCTGCTTAATTAAGCAAGCGCAAGCAGAAGCACAAGAACAGACAGTTCAGAGACAGACGGTTTAAATTTAAAAAAGTCACGAATGGGCAAAAATTCCTATTTGTGGCTTTTTTTTATGGATGAGTTCGTGTAAAATTTTGAATAAAGAGATAAGATTAATACGTATAGGAGTATGTAATGAATTCGGAAATGAGGAGATAGGTATGAAATTCATCGAAGGGTTACATAAGGGGAACAGCCTGCAAAAAGCAGTGTTTCAAGCACCAGATAGGCATGTCCTCCGTATCCTTATGGAGGGGATGTCCGATTTTGTGTTCCTCATGGAAGTCATTGATTACGATATGTATAAATATTTATATATAAATCATACGTCTGAACAGTGTTATCAGCTGGACCGCTCGAATTGGGAGGGGAAGCTGATAGAAGATATGCTTGAACCTGAGAATGCGTCGTACATAAAAAGCCATTATAATCAAGTTGTTGAGACAGCTGCACCTGTTACGTATAGAGATACAGTAGATATTAATGGGTATGAATTTGCCGGGCAGACCTTACTGACGCCATTTAGGGACGAAACAGGCAAGGTCGTCCAAATATTAGCGATCACAAGAGATATTACTGAACTTGCTAAAAAGGAGCAAGAACTTGATACAGTTAATGCTGTCTATCGTTCTTTACTAAAAAATACAGCAGATGCGATTCTTATTGTAAATCTTGACGGGGAAGTCTTAGAGTCCAATCTAGCTTTCGAAAAATTGTACGGATTTACAAAGGAAGAATTAAAGGAAGACCGCTTTCCTTTTGTTCCCTTTTCCTTGAAGTCGGAAGCAGATGAACTAATTGAAAAAGCAGTCCGGAAAAAGCATATCTCCGCTTATGAAACGAAACGTCGTCATAAAAATGGAGTCTGGATCGATGTCTCAGTGAGCGTTTCACCTATATATGGGAACGATGGAGACGTCATAGGAGTTAGTTCGGTCGTAAGAAACATTAGTGAACAAAAGGTCATGAATCAGAAGTTAAAAGCGATTCATTCTCGGTATCAATCCTTGTTTGAATTTAACCCATACCCTGTCGTCACATTAACATTAAGAGGAACAATTACAAAGGCCAATCCAGCTATGCTCCAAATGCCCAACTTCGAGGAAGAAGAACTTCTGCATTCCTCTTTTACAAAATGGATCCACGAGGAAGACATAGATCATGTCCATCAGCATATACGAGGAAGCTTCTCTGGAAAGAAAATATGGTTTCAAACCCGGTTGATCGCAAGGAGGGCTGAAAGGATTGTAAACGTATTCCTGACTCCGATTTTAACGGGACAGCGAAAAGCGGGTATGTATGCCATTTTGGAAGATATTACTGAAAAAGAGGTAACAATGAGAGCATTAAAACAAAGTGAGGCTAAGTTTAAGCTGATTGCCGATCATTCACAAGACCTTATTTCTGTCTTTAGCCCTTATGGAAAACTTATGTATGGGTCCCCCTCGCATGTGGACTTTTTTGGCTTTGACCCTGTTGATGCTGATGTTGATAAAATAGCGACAGTTGTCCATCCAAAAGAAATGGATCAATTAGTTGAAAGTTTTTGTTCATTGTTATAGGGGTACACACCCATTTTCTATGAATCCTCGGTTCTTGAATTCTCTCAAAGAATGGATATGGTTTGAAGGGGGACCCCTGTGTTAGATGATCAAACTAGGGTGACTCACATTGTTGTAGTTTGTCGAGACATCACTGGACAAATCAATTATGAAGAGATGCTGAAGAGATATGCCTTCTATGACTATTTGACAGAGTTACCGAATCGCCGAAAGTTTGAAGATTGTTTAACGGAAACTTTGGTACAATCGAGAGAAGGTCGTGGTCTGTTTGCGCTTCTTTATTTGGACGGCGATAGTTTTAAACAGATCAATGATGAGCTTGGTCACGATAAAGGGGATGCTTTTCTAAAATTAATAGGCAGGCGGCTGACCCATTGGGGGATAGCAAGGCTGTCATTGCAAGGATCGGTGGGGACGAGTTTGCTATTTTACTTAAGGATTTAGATGGTATTGAGGAAGCAAGGAAGAAGGCAGAGGATTTGCTTATTAAACTTAGAGAACCCTATCAAGTTAGTGAACATATCGTTTATTCTTCATTTTCTATTGGTGTATCCTTTTATCCGTTCGATGCCGATACGAAAGAAGAACTATTTCACAGGTCTGACCAGGCGTTATATTATGGGAAACAACAAGGTAAGGACACGATATTTTTTTATCAAGATATTAACTGAAAACAAAGGATGGCTTCGGATCCTAACATTCAGGAACCCGAACCCATCCTTCAGTTATTTATTTGGGATCTCTTGTAAGTCAGTTAATATGTGGTTCGGTTTTAAGCCTAGTTCAGGCCACTTTGCTCCATTACGATTTACCCAGGCAGTATGAAAGCCATAGTGTGTGGCCCCAGCAATATCCCATGGATTACTTGAGAAGAAAAGAATCTCTTCTTTTTGTTGATTCAGCTTACTTTGCGCAAATTGATAAGCCTCTGGGTGAGGTTTATACACTTTCGTATCATCTGCACTAATGAGTGAAAAGGTGTTGGTAAGCTGATTGTTTTCAAGCAGCGGCTGTAACATGGACCGTGTTCCATTTGAGAAGATCGTCAATTGTTTATCAGGATTTTTTTCAGCCAAATGAGATACTTCAGAGTATGGTTGCAAATGTTGATATTGGTCCATCAGTTTTTGAACGGTCTCGTCATTATATTTTACGTCGTTCATGGCAAGTGCATCAA carries:
- the ftsX gene encoding permease-like cell division protein FtsX — translated: MKLRTLGRHTREGSKSVWRNGWMTVSAIGAVTTTLLLVGVFLALMLNLNEIASNVEEDVEVKVLLELTASEEQIANLREQIEDIPEVGTINFSSKEEELNQLIDSLGDQGQAFELFKQSNPLNNAFVIKPKDPIDAVDIAEEIEQMEYVYQVDYGEEVVQQIFQFNQYARTIGLALIIGLVFTAIFLISNTIKITIIARRREIGIMKLVGATNSFIRWPFFIEGLLLGVLGSIIPIAAVVTGYYYLYYNLRDKIQFEFIELLPFYPFALQLSGIILAIGAFIGVWGSVMSVRKFLKV
- a CDS encoding murein hydrolase activator EnvC family protein encodes the protein MKKINTAMLAILFVAGSLLSSAGSVAANSELDNVKDKLNDLQDEQGSVNEQQGNVSEKKAETQDEISENEEEQSETESQIASIDKELSETQEKLRVKEDEIRKNEEAIRKNEAEIKKLEEEIKVLKKRIEKREELLTERLRAMQQSGGDIKYLEVLMGSQNFGDFIDRASAVTTIMDQDKDIMDTHMAEKKLLEEKKVEVEERKQELEKQEQELEKQKQELEAIKQELDGKLAEKEELMADLELQHDQLHKHKMNLEEEQSILSNQEATIQQAIENAKSEQSQIQAEIERQQELERQREAAAAKEKEAQASSSNSGSVSASASSSPAPEPAPAPAPVVSSSNFIRPASGPVTSGYGPRGGGHHPGIDIGGNGRPIVAAASGTVLKSYYSSSYGNVVFLTHYIDGQVYTTVYAHMQNRNVSTGQSVSKGTQLGLMGSTGQSTGPHLHFEIHQGAWNVSKSNAINPRNYINF
- a CDS encoding D-alanyl-D-alanine carboxypeptidase family protein, giving the protein MKKMLLIITTLLTIYSLLVPTVFAKSDPSPPTLLSEAAIVIDAKSGEVLYEKNGKTQKYPASLTKIATAIYAIETADLDEVVTVSKNARHTEGTRVYLEEGEQVPLKKLLQGLLINSGNDAGVAIAEHLSGSVDQFASEINSYLKNEIGVKNTHFKNPHGLFNPEHVTTAEDLAAITQYAMKNEVFRNIFGTKKLEWNGDAWDTTLFSHHKLMRQKPYEEIVTGGKTGYVDQSGFTLATTAEKENISLIIITLNSDTQRGAYNDTMKLLEYGLENFETSSIPKGKTFMAEGTEYITSEKLYFTHPLNELTNKQVKEDGSLQIIDRNGENLASFQLEENNDKEKAGQAGNADSDDSGLPMENHLPNLFISIGLSIVDLFYKYT
- a CDS encoding NAD(P)H-dependent flavin oxidoreductase, which codes for MWNQTKLTEALGIEFPIIQAGMAGGITTSDLVASVSNTGALGTLGAGYMDPVEMQAVIQGIKQKTTHPFAVNVFIPETPKHIPNQVEKANTLLQPYFNDLDIKANSGEITRVFEQQIDTIIEEQVPICSFTFGIPSKTVIDKLKEHDILLIGTATTVKEAILNEEAGMDAVVAQGSEAGGHRGTFDRPFECSMIGTMSLVPQTVDHVSIPVIAAGGIMDARGVTAALMLGAQGVQMGTAFVTSEESGAKGHHKEALLANTEDATTVTTAFSGKPARGIDNRFIQEMRKHESILPDYPIQNTLTKGIRKAAAEQNKPHYMSLWSGQSPRLSQKASVADILSSTIKDIETILKKFNNH
- a CDS encoding S41 family peptidase, which encodes MNVKARYAAIVVVLAVLIGAAGSYIGMQYFGVGKESPTERLANASQGAENFGSLSEEEQKEFIENMAGSTNLKKVEQAYGVIKDNALKDVDQQKLVEGAIQGMLDTLEDPYSVYMDKETMDQFSQTIESSFQGIGAEVSMVNDKVTIVAPIKGSPAEEAGLKPNDQILQVDGESLEGLDLYEAVLKIRGEKGSEVTLKVDRPGASEPLSIDIVRDDIPLETVYTDTKTINGKKAGVIEITSFSEKTAEDFKKALKKFENDGMDGLVIDVRGNPGGLFADVQEILKQFIPKDQPIVQVEDSNGEVSRYFSDIESKKDYPITVLMNEGSASASEILAATMHEAGGYELVGTKSFGKGTVQQTIPMGDGSTIKLTLFKWLTPEGNWIHEKGVKPTVKVKQPDYFYTNPVEIKEPLTFDSNGEKIKSIQELLKGLGYTPGRTDGYFSEKTKAAVEKFQSDHQLNVTGKVDAETAGKMEELIVKKIRDEENDRQMQKALEVLFQ
- a CDS encoding PDZ domain-containing protein: MACFDHRWVALILNSDWRGIVFNYPFLLLLSVVTVILSLTLKLTWLSAAYTFGLTYLLLLVAPYIPAGVLPDDWLVVLENTSLTGVALTMSVLLIIEGVILAKTSSRRTFPERVKGNRGKMVGQHRVKKLVLIPMVGLLPGGMIEPLAPWWPLFSIGENSYGFILVPLLLGWEWVARAQTPKLVAMKIGRQTVAIAILSFVLSVVGLYVPILSLAAVAVSLLGREVIYAVHRIRENRQPFFTADHRGVRILGTIPGSPADEMDLLPGELIVRVNSIPVTSVEEFYEALQTTGAFSKIEVRDFRGENRFTQRAMYEGEHHELGILFVQEAVREQIAE